From Bacillus oleivorans, the proteins below share one genomic window:
- a CDS encoding hydroxymethylglutaryl-CoA lyase — translation MNWELNDFIKVKDVGPRDGLQMEKNFIPTEEKIKLINALSKTGVHGIQVTSLVHPKAVPQLADAEIVMKNIERQASVKYSVLVPNERGAERAVPLQADEWELMHSVTESHSRSNANKSVDESLKEHERVVKIARENNVTVQGGMATALGCPFEGKVPFERVLYTAEAYYSMGIRHIGVADTIGCADPKLVYTTMKRLIDKFPDVEFSLHLHNTRGMALANVLAGINAGVLYFDASIGGLGGCPYAPGATGNVATEDLVHMLDLMNLQSGVDLDQLLTIAKDVERLVGHKLESTIHRAGPSYQIHHAPAAQEKLAK, via the coding sequence ATGAACTGGGAGCTCAATGATTTTATCAAGGTAAAAGATGTGGGACCGCGGGATGGTCTTCAGATGGAGAAAAATTTTATACCCACTGAGGAAAAAATTAAACTGATTAATGCCCTTTCTAAAACGGGTGTTCATGGCATTCAAGTCACTTCCCTCGTCCACCCCAAAGCCGTTCCGCAATTGGCAGATGCGGAAATTGTGATGAAAAACATCGAACGTCAAGCAAGTGTTAAGTATAGTGTCCTCGTACCAAATGAAAGAGGGGCCGAACGCGCCGTTCCTCTGCAGGCAGACGAATGGGAACTAATGCATTCGGTCACAGAATCCCATAGCCGGTCTAATGCCAACAAAAGCGTCGATGAAAGCCTAAAGGAACACGAAAGGGTTGTCAAAATTGCCCGAGAAAATAATGTGACAGTGCAAGGAGGAATGGCAACAGCATTAGGCTGTCCTTTTGAAGGGAAAGTCCCGTTTGAAAGAGTGCTATATACTGCAGAAGCTTATTATTCTATGGGAATTCGTCACATTGGGGTGGCTGATACAATTGGCTGTGCCGACCCAAAGCTTGTCTATACGACGATGAAGCGCCTGATTGATAAGTTTCCGGATGTAGAATTTAGCCTTCATCTTCACAATACACGAGGGATGGCTCTCGCCAATGTATTAGCCGGAATTAATGCCGGGGTCTTATATTTCGACGCATCGATTGGCGGTCTTGGCGGCTGTCCATATGCTCCAGGTGCAACCGGAAATGTAGCTACTGAGGATCTTGTTCACATGCTTGACTTAATGAATCTTCAAAGCGGTGTTGATTTAGATCAGCTCTTAACGATAGCAAAGGATGTTGAAAGATTAGTAGGACATAAATTGGAAAGTACGATTCATCGTGCGGGCCCATCTTACCAAATTCACCATGCACCAGCTGCTCAAGAAAAACTCGCAAAGTAA
- a CDS encoding tripartite tricarboxylate transporter substrate binding protein — translation MKFLKSKWSSLFMMFVSVLVVLVGCSSSSSGGTGGAAGSNDSDVYSDGKPVTIVAPASPGSGWDLTARALVEVFTKEELVDFPVPVANEAGATGAVSLSQLVTAKKGAMDKISVTSTPIMSNYLRGLSEYSYEDVTMITRLMTEYYTVVVPKDSKYQTLEDLLNDIKADPKAVAIGASGDDQLPFALLVDAVGGDAKAINFISYEGGGEITNALLNGDLAAAMSGISEFTTQIEAGEFRALVVTSEERLGGVMQDVPTAVEQGIDVTFGNWRGLMGPPDMPEEAVAYWENVIEKALQTETWKDLAEKNQWETTFMKGEEFQNYLDEANEAYKEGLEKTGQLKR, via the coding sequence TTGAAATTTTTAAAATCGAAGTGGTCGTCACTATTCATGATGTTTGTATCTGTATTAGTCGTATTAGTTGGATGCAGTTCGAGTTCAAGCGGAGGAACGGGCGGAGCGGCTGGATCAAATGATTCAGATGTTTATTCTGACGGAAAGCCAGTCACCATTGTAGCACCTGCGTCCCCGGGAAGCGGTTGGGATTTGACTGCTCGTGCATTGGTAGAGGTATTTACGAAAGAAGAATTAGTTGACTTTCCAGTTCCTGTTGCAAACGAGGCAGGTGCCACCGGTGCAGTTTCTTTGTCCCAGCTAGTTACAGCGAAAAAAGGTGCGATGGATAAGATTAGTGTGACATCCACACCAATCATGTCCAATTATCTTCGCGGCCTATCCGAATATTCCTACGAAGATGTAACGATGATTACTAGACTAATGACGGAATACTATACCGTCGTTGTACCGAAGGATTCTAAGTATCAAACGTTAGAAGATTTATTAAATGATATAAAAGCCGATCCAAAAGCTGTGGCGATTGGCGCTTCTGGGGACGATCAGCTTCCGTTTGCTCTTTTAGTTGACGCAGTGGGTGGAGATGCGAAGGCAATTAATTTTATCTCATATGAAGGCGGCGGAGAAATAACAAATGCTCTGTTAAATGGTGACCTTGCTGCTGCTATGTCTGGGATCAGTGAATTTACCACTCAAATTGAAGCTGGCGAATTCCGTGCTCTTGTTGTAACGAGTGAGGAAAGACTTGGCGGTGTCATGCAGGACGTTCCAACTGCTGTTGAACAAGGCATAGATGTTACTTTTGGTAACTGGCGCGGACTGATGGGTCCACCAGATATGCCTGAAGAAGCTGTAGCGTATTGGGAGAATGTCATCGAAAAGGCGCTTCAGACTGAAACTTGGAAGGATTTAGCGGAAAAGAATCAATGGGAAACCACTTTTATGAAGGGTGAAGAATTCCAAAACTATTTAGATGAGGCAAATGAGGCTTATAAAGAAGGATTGGAAAAAACAGGTCAGCTTAAAAGATAA
- a CDS encoding tripartite tricarboxylate transporter TctB family protein produces MNKNIISGVVVLAFAVVYTVMAFRLPPPASGSVVIGPSVFPGAIGILLIVTSVILVISGFLERRQDKAKQAAKDGSKEEGEPQDKKKVFLLSLFLLGYVVLFVPLGYLISTALFILSVTMYLDRKAWIRNVIYSLAFPITVYFVFDRVLSVYLPLGPLG; encoded by the coding sequence TTGAATAAGAATATCATTTCAGGAGTGGTGGTCTTAGCCTTTGCCGTAGTGTATACCGTTATGGCCTTCCGCTTACCGCCACCCGCATCAGGATCAGTGGTAATCGGACCATCTGTCTTTCCGGGAGCTATCGGAATTCTTTTAATTGTTACATCCGTAATCCTTGTCATTTCTGGATTTCTAGAGAGACGTCAAGATAAAGCCAAACAAGCAGCAAAGGATGGTTCAAAAGAGGAAGGAGAACCACAGGATAAAAAGAAGGTTTTCCTTCTTTCTCTTTTCCTGCTTGGGTATGTAGTTTTGTTTGTTCCATTAGGATACTTAATTTCTACTGCTCTTTTTATCTTAAGTGTCACGATGTATTTGGATCGAAAAGCATGGATTAGAAATGTGATTTATTCATTAGCCTTCCCCATTACCGTCTATTTTGTCTTTGATCGTGTGCTCTCAGTTTATTTACCGTTAGGTCCATTAGGTTAG
- a CDS encoding tripartite tricarboxylate transporter permease, with protein sequence MDIFSNIITGFSAVLSLETLAFAFLGVLIGTLTGILPGIGPITAIALLIPLAYGMEPMSGLIMLIGIYYGSMYGGSTTAILVKTPGEVASIVTTLDGYEMAKQGKAGRALSAAAIGSFIAGTLSTIGLMLLAPTLAKAAYYFGSAEYFLLIVLAMTMVSSLTTGSALKAYISTLFGLSIAMVGIDLQTSVPRYTFGIPNLLDGIDFVLIAIALFAIPEALENMARKSKSRKMDLQNFKGSKWMTREDWKRSVGPFGRGSVLGFLIGVLPGVGPSLASFLSYGMEKKLSKHPEEFGKGAIEGVSGPEAANNAGVGGALVPLFTLGIPGSATTALLMLIFMMYGLQPGPGMFDSNPTLLWAIIASMYIGNIMLLVLNLPLVGVFASLLKIPTVPLFVGVVSFSVLGVYGINFNQFDLFLLFGFGLVGYAMQRFGFPLAPAVMALVLGPLLEQNFRRSMEITNGSLLTFVERPISLVISILIVLIVFVPILKTLLKNKRNKKEHIDANIDKQA encoded by the coding sequence ATGGATATCTTCTCCAATATCATCACAGGATTTAGTGCCGTATTATCATTGGAAACGCTAGCCTTTGCTTTTCTGGGGGTCTTGATAGGAACATTAACTGGGATACTCCCTGGAATCGGTCCGATTACAGCCATAGCTCTACTTATTCCTTTGGCCTATGGAATGGAACCAATGAGCGGTCTGATTATGCTGATTGGAATCTATTATGGCTCCATGTACGGGGGCTCAACCACAGCGATTCTTGTAAAAACTCCGGGAGAAGTTGCTTCGATAGTTACGACGCTGGATGGCTATGAAATGGCTAAACAGGGGAAAGCAGGCAGGGCTTTATCTGCGGCAGCGATTGGTTCTTTTATAGCGGGAACCCTTTCCACAATTGGACTGATGCTTCTTGCTCCAACTTTAGCTAAAGCTGCCTACTATTTTGGCTCTGCCGAGTATTTTCTCCTGATTGTTCTAGCGATGACGATGGTGTCCAGTCTAACGACCGGCTCTGCTTTAAAAGCTTATATTTCAACCTTATTTGGCCTATCGATTGCAATGGTTGGCATTGACCTGCAAACAAGTGTCCCGCGCTATACGTTTGGCATCCCCAACCTGTTAGACGGAATTGATTTTGTGCTTATCGCGATTGCGCTTTTTGCAATCCCAGAAGCACTTGAAAATATGGCGAGGAAGAGCAAATCTCGTAAGATGGACCTGCAAAATTTTAAAGGCTCCAAGTGGATGACGCGCGAGGATTGGAAAAGGTCTGTTGGTCCATTTGGAAGAGGTTCTGTATTAGGGTTTTTAATCGGAGTTCTTCCAGGCGTCGGCCCGTCTTTAGCTTCGTTTTTATCTTATGGAATGGAAAAAAAGCTGTCAAAGCATCCTGAGGAATTCGGCAAAGGAGCCATTGAAGGCGTATCAGGTCCAGAGGCAGCCAATAATGCCGGAGTGGGTGGGGCACTAGTGCCATTATTTACTCTCGGTATTCCCGGATCCGCAACGACTGCACTTTTAATGCTGATTTTTATGATGTACGGCCTCCAGCCTGGCCCTGGAATGTTTGATTCGAACCCGACGCTCCTATGGGCGATTATTGCCAGTATGTATATTGGAAACATCATGCTGTTAGTATTAAATCTTCCGTTGGTAGGAGTGTTTGCCTCCCTATTAAAAATACCGACCGTTCCTCTTTTTGTTGGAGTGGTTTCCTTTTCAGTACTAGGCGTTTATGGCATTAACTTTAACCAGTTCGATTTGTTCTTGTTATTCGGATTTGGACTTGTCGGATATGCGATGCAGCGCTTCGGTTTTCCGCTTGCTCCTGCTGTAATGGCCTTAGTTTTAGGTCCGTTATTAGAGCAAAATTTCCGCCGCAGTATGGAAATCACAAATGGCAGCCTGTTAACATTCGTAGAAAGACCAATTTCCCTGGTAATCAGTATCCTGATTGTTTTGATCGTATTTGTACCAATATTAAAAACTTTACTAAAGAATAAGAGAAATAAAAAAGAACACATAGATGCTAATATTGACAAACAGGCATAA